CCGCCGATGGCACGCGCGGCCTTCTCGTAGGCGCGCGCCTTGAAGGCGTCGCCTCCGGTGATCGCGATGAGGTCCGCGTACTCCTGCAGGAGCGCCTCGACCTCGTCATTGGGCCGGGCCACCCCTCAAGTGTGGGACCCGGCCGCGGGGAGAAGCAAAAGGCCCCTGCTGAGCAGGGGCCTCGCTGGTGTCCGAGGGGGGACTTGAACCCCCACGCCCGATAAAGGGCACTAGCACCTCAAGCTAGCGCGTCTGCCATTCCGCCACCCGGACAAGGTGTCTGTCGTGCTCGGGACCCTTTCGGCGGGGTTTCCCTCGCGGCGACGAAGGAAACATTACCAGGCTTTCGGAGGTGGCCGATCACCCCGGTCCCCGGCGCCGGTGGTGCGTGAACGGCGTGTGACGGGTGGGCACCGGTCTTGGGCCGCGGGCGGGACGGAGGGAGGATGTGGAGGACCACCAGCAGCGACAGCGCGGGAGGAAGCACGTGAGCGACACGGGCACGACCAGGAACGTCACCGGCGAGGACGAGGTCGTGGACCTCTGCCGCGAGCTGATCAGGTTCGACACCAGCAACTACGGCGACCACTCGGGCCCCGGCGAGCGCCAGGCCGCCGAGTGGGTCGCCGAGAAGCTCGCCGAGGTGGGGCTCGAGCCGAAGATCTACGAGTCGCACCCCGGCCGCGCCTCCACGGTGGCCCGCATCGAGGGCGAGGACACGTCCCGGCCCGCGCTGCTGATCCACGGCCACCTGGACGTCGTACCGGCCAACGCCGTCGACTGGACCCACGACCCGTTCTCCGGAGAGATCGCCGACGGCTGCGTCTGGGGGCGTGGCGCGGTCGACATGAAGGACATGGACGCCATGACCCTCGCGGTCGTGCGCGACCGGCTCCGCAGCGGCCGGCGGCCCCCGCGGGACGTCGTCGTCGCCTTCCTCGCCGACGAGGAGGCCGGCGGCACCTACGGCGCCCGCTACCTGGTCGACCACCACCCCGAGCTGTTCGAGGGGGTCACCGAGGCGATCAGCGAGGTCGGCGGCTTCTCCTTCACCGTCAGCGAGCAGCGGCGGCTCTATCTGATCCAGACGGCCGAGAAGGGCATGCACTGGATGAAGCTGACCGTCGCCGGCACGGCCGGGCACGGCTCGATGATCCACCGGGACAACGCCATCACCGAGCTGTCCGAGGCCGTCGCCCGGGTCGGCCGCCACAGGTTCCCGGTGCGGGTCACCAAGACCACCCGGGCCTTCCTGGACGAGCTGGGCGACGCGCTCGGCACCGAGCTGGACCCGGAGGACATGGATTCCACCCTGGCCAAGCTCGGCGGCATCGCCAAGCTGATCGGCGCGACCCTGAGCAACACCGCCAACCCGACCCAGCTGAACGCCGGTTACAAGGTCAACGTCATCCCCGGCGAGGCCACCGCGCACATCGACGGCCGCTTCCTGCCCGGCCACGAGGAGGAGTTCCTCGCCGACCTCGACCGGCTGCTCGGGCCGAACGTCCGCCGCGAGGACGTGCACGCCGACAAGGCCGTCGAGACCGGCTTCGACGGAGCGCTGGTGGAGGCCATGCAGTCCGCGCTGCTCGCCGAGGACCCCACCGCCAAGGCGATCCCCTACATGCTCTCCGGCGGAACCGACGCCAAGTCCTTCGACGACCTCGGCATCCGCCACTTCGGCTTCGCACCCCTGAAGCTGCCGCCGGAGCTGGACTTCGCCGGCATGTTCCACGGCGTGGACGAGCGGGTGCCGGTGGACGGGCTGCGGTTCGGCGTGCGGGTGCTCGACCGGTTCCTCGACGCGTCGTGAGGTCTGCCGGGGGAATTCGGGCGGCCGTGCGAGGGTGACTGAGAAGGGTGAATCGGACCATAAGCTCGTAGCCCCATTACTCCCTCCTCGTTACAGGTGATGCGATCCCGCACCTTGGGATCGCTTTGCCAACAAGGAGGAATAATGATCAAGAAGGTCGTCGCTGCTGCGGCTGCCACCGGTGGGCTGGTTCTCGCGGGCGCGGGCCTCGCTGTCGCCGACTCCGGTGCCCAGGGTGCCGCCGTGCAGTCCCCGGGTGTCGTCTCCGGCAACGTCGTCCAGGTGCCCGTGCACGTGCCGGTGAACGTCTGCGGCAACACGGTCAACGTGATCGGGCTCCTGAACCCCGCCTTCGGCAACACCTGCGTCAACCACTGACGCCGGCTCCCTGGAGGGGACCGTCGGTCCCGAGGGAGCGTCCTTGACGAGCCGTCGGCCTCGGAGCGCGCGCCACGCACTCCGAGGCCGACCGGCCTTTTCGATCGGCCCGTTCTTTTTTGGATCTCTTTGGATCTCTTTGGATCTCTTCCGGGCCGGTCGCTTATCGGGAAAACGAAGGCAGGGGGGAACTCAGCATGCGACAAGGGACCCGAAAGGGCCTGATGACCATGGCCGCCGCGACCGGTGTGATCGCCGCTGTGAGCGGCTACGCCCACGCCGACGCGGGCGCGTCCGGCGCCGCCGCCGGCTCACCCGGCGTACTGTCCGGCAACACGGTGCAGGCGCCGGTGCACGTGCCGGTGAATGTGTGCGGCAACACCGTGAACGTCGTCGGGCTGCTCAACCCGTCCGTGGGCAACACATGCGCCAACCACGGCGGCACTCCGGCGGGCCACGGCGGCTCCGGCGGCTCGCACGCGGGCGGCCACACCTCGGGCTCGCCCGGCGTGGGCTCCGGCAACACGGTGCAGGTGCCGATCGACGCTCCGGTGAACGTCTGCGGCAACAGCGTCAACGTCATCGGAGCCGGCAACGCCGCCACGGGCAACGACTGCGGCAACGCAGGCCACGGCCACGGCAACCCGCCCGGGCAGCCGGGACAACCCGGTCACCCAGGCCACCCAGGTCATCCGGGCCACCCGGGCCATCCTGGCCACCCCGGCCATCCTGGCCACCCGGGACACCCCGGTCATCCGGGCCACCCCGGCACCCCGCACCAGCCGGGCGGGCCGACCCACCCCGGCACCCCGGCGACCCCGCCCGGCCAGGGCGGGCACACGCCCGGCGGCCCCCACGGGTCGACCCAGGTCAAGCAGACGGGCGGGCACTCCGCCCAGCCGCTGACCGGCGCCCAGCTCGCGCACACCGGCAGCGATCTGCCGCTGGGTCTCGCGCTGCCCGTCGGCGCGGGCGCGCTCCTCGCGGGCGCGGTGCTCTACCGCAGGGCCCGGTCCATGGCCTAGCGGGCACGCCGGAAACGGAGCGGGCCCCGCCGGCATGGCGGGGCCCGCTCCGTTCAGACGGCCTGTCTCACCACGTGGCCCGCACCTGGCGGATGATCCGCCGGCGCAACCGCACCCTGCGGCTGCCGTCACGCAGCAGGCTCAGTCGGTCCAACTCCCAGTGTCCGTACTCGGCATGGTCCGTCAGCAGACGCGTCGCCTCCTTGCGGGACACCCCGCGAGGCACGTACACGTCGACAAATTCGTATTCCGGCATCGCATCTATTGTGCGGGCTGGGGCCCGGTACGGATAGCGTCTGCAGTATGTCTGATGCTGCGCAGCCCACCGCTGCCGAGGTACGCGCCGCCGCCGAGGCGATCAAGACCGCGCTCGACCGTCATCTGGCCGCGGTCGAACGCAGGTCGGGGGAGGACGACCCGGCCGTGCTGGAGGCGTTCAACCAGCTGGCCGCGGCCGCCGAGGTGTACGACGAGCTGCTCTACGACCGTTACGACGAGGTCACGCCCTTCGAGATCCCCGGTGCGGAGGAGCTGCCGCCGTACGCGGGCCCCGAGGAACCGCACGCGATCAGCGTGCTGATCCGCCGCGACTACGCCGTGGTGGAACCGCAGCGGCTGCTGGCGCAGGCGCAGCGGGTCGAGGCGGCGGAGTACGAGGCCCCGGGCGGCCTGTCCGAGGAGGCCGCCGGGACGGTTCCGGGCGCGCTCGGCATCCTGTTCGGCGAGTTCGAACCCGACGAGATCGCCTCCCGGCACAAGGAGTTCGGCCTGGAGGAGGGCGACTCGACGCTCTGGGTCACCGCGGCGGAGGAGGCCCCCGAGGCGGGGGAGTGGCTGGACGCGCCGTTCGAGCACATCGACCCGCAAGGAGTGGTGTGCCGGTTCGACGTCAGCGCGGTCTTCGACGACGAGGACGACTCCGACGAGGAGGACGACCTCGAATTCGTCGAGGACGAGGATGAGGTCGAGGACGAGGATGAGGCCGAAGACGACGAGGTCGAGAACGTCCAGAGGTGAGTGCGCCGAAGGGTGAGCGCCTCGAGAAGTGAGGGCGACGGCGGCCGGCGGCGCTGTGCGCACGGCGGTGCTGTGCGCACGGCGGTGCTGTGCGGCCGGAGGCCGGTGCGGCGCTGCCGGTTCCGCACCCCAAGGCTGGTCGCCGTTCCGGCCGCGGACAGCTTGCGCGGCCGGAACGGGATGCGCGGCCCGGGTCAGCTCAGCTCGCCGGCACCTGGGTGCGCAGCAGCGTCTGCAGCCGGGTGGTGCGGGGCTTGGCCGGGGTCTCCGCCACCGCCTTCGGCAGGGCCTGCTCCACGCCGTGCACCACGGACAGATGCCGCTCCGCCCGGCCGAACGCCGTGTAGACCCAGGGCCTGCTGAGGGCCTGCGCCGCGTCGCCGGGCAGCACCACGACCGCCGCCGGCCAGCGCGCGCCCACCGCCTGGTGCGCGGTCAGCGCCCAGCCGTGCCGTACGGCGCTCTCCACCCGCTCGCGGGGTACGACCACCGGGACGCCCGCGCACGTCAGGTGCAGCCCGTCCGCGTCGGCCTTCACCACCACGCCCGGCACCGTACGGCCCGGGGCGGGGGAGTAGGCGATCCGGTCGCCGGGGTCGAAGCCGCCGAAGCGGCCGGGGCCGGGGTTGAGGCGCTCCTTGAGCGCGGAGTTGAGGGCGCGGGTGCCCGCCGCACCGCCGTGGCCCGGTGTGATCACCACCGTCTGGTCGGGCGGTACGCCGATCGCCCGCGGCACCGAGTCCGCGACCAGCTGGACCGTCCGGTGCACGGCCTCGCCCGCGTCCCGCACCGGGACGATGACGATCTCCTTGCCCGGAGCGGCGACCTGGTTCAGCTCGCCGATGCCGATGCCGGAGACCAGCTCGCCGATCGGCCCCGGGTCGGGGATGCGCGAGGCGATCTGCGGGACGACGCGTGCGGCGAGGAGGTCGGCGAAGACCCGCCCCGGCCCGGCCGACCAGAGCAGCGCCGGGTCGCCGCTGAGCACCAGCCGGGCCCCGTCGGGCAGCGACTCCACCAGCGTCGCCGCGCTCTCCACGTCGAGCTGCGGCGCGTCCAGCACCACCAGCAGATCCAGCTCCAGCGTCCCGTCCGCGTCCCGCCCCGGCCCCTCCGCACCGGCCAGCAGCCCGGCGACCGTGCCCACGCCGAGCTCGGTGGCGGAGGAGGGGTGCGCGTGCTCCTCCGGCCCGGCGCCGGCGTCCGTGCCCGCGTCGGGCCGGGCCGGGGCTGTGGCCGCGAGGGTGGCGGTGAGGCGGCGGCAGCCGTCGGGAGTGTGGCAGACGGCGAAGGCCCGCAGGCCCGCGGCGCGCGCCGCGGCGAGCAGCGCGGCCGGTTCCGCGCGGGCGGCCTCTCCGCCGGTGTGCAGCACCAGCCCGTGTCCGGCGACCGCGCGGGCCAGCTCGGCGGCGCCGCCGGACAGGGCGCCCGCAGCCGACGCCCAGGCCTGCTCGCTCTCCTTGGACGGCGAGTTGACCAGCCGGGCCAGTCCGTCGGCGAGGCTCTCCTCGGCCAGTGCGTACCGCTCCAGGCCGACGAGGACCCGGACCGGGCGCTCGTCCTCGCCGTCGCCGCCGCCGGCCGCCTGCGGGGCCGCCGCCCCCGGCTCCTCCAGGGCGTCCTGGAACGCCAGGGCCTCGCCCTCCGCGAGCGTGCTCTGCACCGCCGCGTCCGGGTCCGGCACGCTCTGCCGGGCCAGGGCCGCGGTGAGCGTGGGCAGCTCCAGCGCGGTGTGCCCGGCCAGGGCCGCCTGCTCCAGCAGCCAGACGGTGATCGCACGGCCCCGCCGCTCGTCGCCCGGCCCGCAGGCGGCGCCGAGCAGCGCCCGCGCGAAACCGTCGGCCTGGTCGGGCCGTACACCGCCGATCCGCAGCAGCTGCCAGGGGTCCTCGCGCAGCACGGCGTCGGCGCCCTCGCCGAGCGCAGCGGCCACCTGGGGAGCGAGGGCCTCGGGCGCGCCGCCCTCGGCCAGCACCCGGCGGACGGCCTCGACGGTCTCCGGCGCGGGCGCGGCGGCCGGAACGCCCGCGGGCGCGGCGGGGACGGGCTGCGGGCGGCGCACGGGCTCGGGGGCCGGGCGGCGCGGCGCCGGCGTGGGCTCGGCGAACACCGCGGCCACCGGCTTCTCGCCGCTCTCCACCGCCCGCACCGCGGCGAGGAGGTCGGCCGCCTTGCCGCTGAGCTTGGCGCCGCTTTCGATCCGGCCCTTCTTCTCGGCCTTGCGCCGCTCGATCCGCTCCCGCTCGAGCCGCTGCGCCGCCAACTCGGCCTCGGCCTCGGACAACTGCGACGCGTCACCGGCACCGCCCTCGCCTTCGGCGTCGCCCGCGCGAAGACCGCCCCTGCCTTCGGCCCCGCCGTCGGCGTTATCGCTCGCGCCCGACCCGCCCTCCGCGCCGCCCGGGCCCGCGTCCGTGCCCGACCCTGCCTCGGCGTCGCCCGCGTCCGTGCCGCTCTCGGCGCCGCCCGGGCCCGCGTCGCTCTCGGCCCGGCCCTCGCGCGTGTCCGCGTCGCTCGCTCCTCCGGCCACGTCTGCCCCTGCGCCCCGGGCAGCCCCTGCCGCCTCCGTGCCTTCGCTCCCGGTGCCGGACCCGCTGTCCCCGGTCCCCGCAGGCCTCTGCCCCGCACCGGCGCCGGCGTCCGCACGGCTCTGCCCGGGGGTCGCCTTCTGCCCGGCGGTCTCCGGAACGTCCGGTGTCCCCGGCCCGGCTTTCTCCGTGGTCTCCGGCTCCGTGCTCACAGCGTGCTCCAGTCGTGATCGGGATAGCGGTGCACGGGCGCCGACACATCGTCCAGCGCCCGGCAGATCTCGTCAGGAAGACTAAGGGCCTCCACTGACAACGCCGCCGTGAGCTGCTGTGCGTTGCGCGCGCCGACGATCGGCGCCGCCACGCCGGGCCGGTCCCGGACCCAGGCGAGGGCCACCTGCAGCGGGGTGACCGCGAGCCCGTCGGCGGCCGTCGTCACCGCGTCCACGATGCGGCTCGCCGTGTCGTCCAGATACGGCTCGACGAACGGCGCGAGGTGCTCGGAGGCGCCGCGCGAGTCCGGGGGCGTGGTGTGCCGGTACTTGCCGGTCAGCACGCCCCGGCCGAGCGGCGAGGAGGGCAGCAGACCCACGCCGAGATCCAGCGCGGCGGGCAGCACCTCCCGCTCCACGCCCCGCTGCAGCAGGGAGTACTCCATCTGCGTGCTGGCCAGGCGGGTGCGTGTGCCCGGCGCCGCGAGCTGCCAGGTGGCGGCCTTGGCGAGCTGCCAGCCGCAGAAGTTCGAGACGCCCGCGTACCGCGCGCGGCCGCTGCCGACCGCTATGTCCAGCGCCTGGAGGGTCTCCTCCAGCGGGGTCTGAGGGTCGTAGGCGTGGACGTGCCACAGGTCGACGTACTCCGTGCCCAGGCGGGCCAGGGAGGCGTCGAGCGCGGCGAGCAGATGGCCGCGGGAGCCGTCGAAACGGCGGTCGGGGTCGGGCACGCTGCCGGCCTTGGTGGAGATCACCAGGTCCCGGCGCGGCACCAGGCCGTCCATCAGCCGCCCGAGCAGGTACTCCGCCTCCCCGTCGGCGTACACGTCGGCGGTGTCGACGAGGGTCCCGCCGGCCTCCCAGAACGCCTTCAGCATGTCTGCGGCGTCGTGCTCGTCGGTGTCCCGGCCCCAGGTGAGGGTGCCGAGCCCGATCCGGGACACGCGCAGGCCGGTACGGCCGAGATGCCTCTGCTCCATGCGGGCGAGATTACTGGCCAGGACCGGTGCGGTGGGTGGCCTGTGGACAACCGGTGCCCCGCGCCGTGGCTGGGCGGGTGGCGAGGCGCTAGTGTCACCCCCGACAGGGACGTTACTCACCGGTAAGAGGAGTCGGCGATGCAGCTCGGGATCAACCTCGGCTACTGGGGTGCCGGAATGGACGGGGACAATCTGGCCGTGGCCCAGGAGGCCGACCGGCTGGGCTTCTCCGTGTGCTGGGCCGCCGAGGCCTACGGATCCGACGCGGCGACCGTGCTGTCCTGGGTCGCCGCGCAGACCGAGCGCATCGACGTCGGCTCGGCCATCTTCCAGATCCCCGCCCGGCAGCCCGCGATGACCGCGATGACCGCCGCGACGCTCGACTCGCTCTCCGGCGGCCGCTTCCGGCTCGGCCTCGGCGTCTCCGGCCCGCAGGTCTCCGAGGGCTGGTACGGCGTCAAGTTCGACAAGCCGCTCGCCCGGACCCGCGAGTACGTGGAGATCGTGCGCAAGGCCATGACCCGGGAGCGGCTGACGTACGAGGGCGAGCACTGGACGCTGCCGCTGCCCGGCGGCCCGGGCAAGCCGATCAAGCTGACCGTGCACCCGCAGCGCGAGCACATCCCGCTCTACATCGCGGCGATCGGGCCGAAGAACCTGGAGCAGACCGGCGAGATCGCCGACGGCGCCCTGCTGATCTTCCCCTCCGCCGACGACCTGGAGGAGACCACCCTCAGGCACCTGCGCGCGGGGCGCGAGAAGGCGGGCAGGACCCTCGACGGCTTCGACGTCTGCCCGACCCTGCCGATCGCCGTCGGCGACGACAAGGACGTGGCCCGCCTCGCCGACACGTTCCGCCCCTACACCGCGCTGTACGTCGGCGGCATGGGCAGTGCCAAGCAGAACTTCTACAACCAGCTCGCCCGGCGCATGGGATACGAGAAGGAGGCCGCGGAGATCCAGCAGAAGTACCTGGCGGGGGACAAGCAGGGCGCCGCCGCGGCGGTCCCGCAGGACCTCATCGACCGGACGACACTGCTCGGGTCCGTCGACCGCATCGCCGACCGGATGAAGGCCTACGCCGCCGCCGGCGTCACCACGCTCAGCCTGTCCCCGGCCGGCTTCACCCTGGAGGAGCGACTCGCCTCGCTGCGGGCCGGCATCGAGGCCCTGGAACGCGCCGGCCTGGCCTAGGCACCGGCGGGAGCTTCAGCGGCCGTGGTGGGGGCTCGGGGGGTCTTCCCCGCCACGGCCGTCACCCGGAACAACGGTCCGGGCGCCGTGCGGTTACGACTCCGGCGTCGCTTCTTTCGGCCTTTCGGCCCAGCCGGCGCGCACCCGTGTTGCGGCCCCCCTGCGGCCGCCATTGACTCGTTCTTCGCGGAAGCCCGCGAAGGCGTCGCGGACTGCGGCGCACCGGTGCGCAGGCGTGCGGGAGAGGTGGCGTCCATGCTGTCGGCCAGGAGTCTGTTCCAGGAGATCCTCTACCACGACGAGTCGTTCCGGCTGTTCTGCTCCATCGCCGCAGGCGGGGAGTCCCAGGGCGGCTGGGAGAACGGGCGGATCGCGGCGCTGGTCCCGCTCGGCGAACGCGCCATGGCCCCGAAGATCGCCCGGCACGGCGCCGACGAGGACAAGCACGGACGCATCTTCCTCGCGCTGATGAGGAAGCGCGGTCTCACCCCCGTCGCCGTACCGCCCGAGACGGACTACACGATGCTGCTGGAGCGGCGCGGCATCGGCCTCGCCCACGACAGGCTCCGGCGGGACGAGCCGCTCACCGAGCGGGACATCATCGTCTACCTCGCCCACAGCCGCGTCACCGAACAGCGCGCCGCCGAGCAGATGAGGCTGCTGCTCGAGCACTTCGCCGACCACCCCGAGATCGGCCGGGCCGTCCGGATGATCGCCGACGACGAGGACAAGCACCTCGCCTACACCCACGAGGAGCTGCTGCGGTTCGCCGCCGCCGGGCACGGCCCGCTGATCCGGCGCACCCTGCGCGCCTGCGCCCTCGCCGAGATCCGCGTCCACCGGGACGTCAGCCTCGCGGTGATGGCCCACATGCGCCGCATCCTCGGCTGGTCCCGCGCCCGGTACGCCCTCCTCGCCGCCGGCATCCACGCCGTGTACGCCTACGAACTCCTCGCCGGCCGGCGCCGCATGGTCACTCTGCGCATGCCGGCCCGCCGCGACCCCCTCGGCGGCCCCGCCGCCTCCGCCCGCGAGTTCGCCTGAGCGGCGCGGAGCCGCCTCACAGCCAGCCGCGGCGCTTGAACAGGCGGTACAGCAGCACCTCCAGCGCCGCCATCACGAGGATCACCGCCGGATACGACCACAGCCAGTGCAGCTCCGGCATGTGGTCGAAGTTCATGCCGTAGATGCCCGCGATCATCGTCGGCACCGCGGCCATCGCCGCCCACGCCGAGATCTTGCGCATGTCGTCGTTCTGCCGCACGCTCATCTGCGCCAGATGGGCCGACAGCACGTCCGACACCAGCCGGTCCAGGGCCTCCACGGACTCGTTCACGCGCGCGAGGTGGTCGCCCACGTCCCGGAAGAACGGGCGCGCCTTGTCGTGCACGAACGGCACGGGGGCGCCGAACTGCCCGGTGCCCGCCAGCCGGCTCAGCGGCAGCGCCAGCGGGCCGGTGGCCCGGCGGAACTCCAGCACCTGCCGCTTGAAGCCGTAGATCCGCGACGCGGTGCCCCGCGAGCCGCCGCCCTCCGGCAGGAACACCTCCGCCTCCAGCTCCTCCAGGTCGGTCCCCAGCTCCGTCGCCACCTCCAGATAGTGGTCGACGATCGCGTCGGAGATCGCGTACAGCACGGCGGTCGGACCCTTGTCCAGCATGTCCGGCTCGTCCTCCAGCCGGCGCCGCACGGCCGCCAGCGGCGAGCCCTCGCCGTGACGGACGGTGACCACGAAGCAGTCGCCGACGAAGACCATGATCTCGCCTGCCGAGACGGTGTCGCTGCGCGGCTCGTACACGACCGGTTTCAGCACCATGAACAGCGAGTCGTCGTACACCTCGAGCTTGGGCCGCTGATGCGCCTTGAGGGCGTCCTCCACGGCCAGCGGATGCAGCCCGAACTCCTGCGTGACCAGGTCGAACTCCCGCTCGGACGGTTCGTGCAGACCGATCCACACGAACCCGCCGGCCGCGCGAGCATCGGCCAGCGCGTCGGAGAAGTCGTCCGGTCCCTCGGTACGGTGCCCGTGCCGGTAGATGGCGCAGTCGACGATCACGGAGCGCATTCTCCCTTCGGCCGTTCCCCGGTTCATGTGCTGATACCCCTACGCTGGGCGGCATGCCCACGCTGATCCTCGTCCGGCACGGACGCTCCACCGCCAACACCTCCGGTGTCCTCGCCGGCTGGACGCCGGGCGTCGCCCTGGACGAGCGCGGCGCCGCCCAGGCCGCCGCCCTGCCCGCACGGCTCGCCGCCCTGCCGATCTCCGAGGTCGTCACCAGCCCCCTGCAGCGCTGCCAGGAGACCGTGCGGCCGCTGCTCGAGGCCCGCCCCGGCCTGCGCGCCCACACCGACGAGCGGATCGGGGAGTGCCACTACGGCGACTGGTCCGGCCGCAAGCTCGCCGAGCTCAAGGACGAGCCGCTGATGGAGGTCGTCCAGGCCCACCCGTCGGCCGCCGCCTTCCCCGGCGGTGAGTCGATGCGCGCCATGCAGACCCGCGCCGCCGAGGCCGTACGCGAGTGGAACGCGCGCGTGGAGCGCGACCACGGCGCCGACGCCGTGTATCTCATGTGCTCCCACGGTGACATCATCAAGTCCCTCGTCGCCGACGCCCTCGGACTGCACCTCGACCTCTTTCAGCGGATCTCCGTGGAACCGTGTTCCGTCACCGCGATCCGCTACACCCGGTTGCGGCCATTTCTCGTTCGCCTCGGCGACACCGGGGATTTCGCTTCCCTCGCCCCGCGCGAGGAACCTGGTGAGGGCGACGCACCGGTCGGAGGCGGTGCGGGCGCACCGTGATCGTCGGCCGCAGTAGGGTGAAGCGATCCGCACCGTCGCCGATCCGCTGTGGCCCGCAGCCCCGAACCACTCGAACCCACTCTCACTGGAGACAGGACGTGTCCCGTCAGGTGTTCCTCTACGACCAGCCGGACCGCTTCGTGGCCGGCACGGTCGGACTGCCCGGACGCCGTACGTTCTTCCTCCAGGCCACCGCAGGCTCCCGGGTGACCAGCGTGGCTCTGGAGAAGACCCAGGTCGCCGCGCTCGCCGAGCGCATGGACGAACTGCTCGACGAGGTCGTACGGCGCAGTGGCGGCAGCGCCGCCGTCCCCGCCGTGGCACCCACCGAGATCGCCGACACCGCCCCGCTGGAGACCCCCATCGAGGAGGAGTTCCGGGTCGGCACCATGGCGCTGGCCTGGGACGGCGAGGAACAGCGCATGATCGTCGAGGCGCAGGCCCTGGTGGAGCTGGACGCCGACACCGAGGAGGACCTCGCCGAGGCCGAGGAGCGGCTGCTCCAGGACGAGGAGAACGGACCCCCGATGCTGCGGGTCCGGC
This genomic interval from Streptomyces sp. NBC_00557 contains the following:
- a CDS encoding histidine phosphatase family protein; the encoded protein is MPTLILVRHGRSTANTSGVLAGWTPGVALDERGAAQAAALPARLAALPISEVVTSPLQRCQETVRPLLEARPGLRAHTDERIGECHYGDWSGRKLAELKDEPLMEVVQAHPSAAAFPGGESMRAMQTRAAEAVREWNARVERDHGADAVYLMCSHGDIIKSLVADALGLHLDLFQRISVEPCSVTAIRYTRLRPFLVRLGDTGDFASLAPREEPGEGDAPVGGGAGAP
- a CDS encoding DUF3090 domain-containing protein codes for the protein MSRQVFLYDQPDRFVAGTVGLPGRRTFFLQATAGSRVTSVALEKTQVAALAERMDELLDEVVRRSGGSAAVPAVAPTEIADTAPLETPIEEEFRVGTMALAWDGEEQRMIVEAQALVELDADTEEDLAEAEERLLQDEENGPPMLRVRLTGAQARAFAKRALDVVNAGRPPCPLCSLPLDPEGHVCPRQNGYRRGA